A genomic segment from Spinacia oleracea cultivar Varoflay chromosome 3, BTI_SOV_V1, whole genome shotgun sequence encodes:
- the LOC130470076 gene encoding uncharacterized protein, protein MLREVRLRCQGISRWVEFCYSTPSRLYYGEHTLWSSQGAQHGDPLGPLLFALVLQPLLCKIRDTFDVCLQPWYLDDGTTIGDTLVVGKVLQLIMEEGPCLGLHLNVEKTEVLWPVEDPRSRAVGVFPPDIARPLHCVKLLGGPVSSNPVFIGELVMQRMTKTIGLMDKVAQLDDPRCEMLLLRACTGISKLYFALCTCPSAIFEAAQRTFDEALRSSLERIVTASGSGFGDWQWRLATLPFSFGGLGVYSVGDVRHYAFLASRLQSFGLQTKLLRHVGFVGPGRAFEDALKSTFSLSPRQSAL, encoded by the exons ATGTTACGTGAAGTTCGTCTTCGTTGTCAAGGCATTTCGCGATGGGTagaattctgctactctactccatccagattgtattatggggagcacacCTTATGGTCGTCTCAGGGGGCGCAGCATGGTGATCCCCTTGGTCCTCTGCTTTTTGCTTTGGTTTTACAACCCCTACTTTGTAAAATCAGAGACACTTTTGATGTATGTCTTCAGCCATGGTATTTGGATGACGGCACTACTATTGGTGACACCTTGGTGGTGGGGAAGGTTCTGCAGTTGATTATGGAGGAAGGGCCTTGTCTCGGATTACATCTTAACGTGGAGAAGACTGAGGTCTTATGGCCTGTAGAGGACCCTCGAAGCAGGGCTGTGGGAGTATTTCCTcctgatattgctcgtcctttgcattgtgttaagttgcttggtggacCCGTTAGTTCCAATCCAGTTTTTATTGGTGAGCTTGTGATGCAGAGGATGACAAAGACCATTGGGCTTATGGATAAGGTTGCTCAGCTTGATGATCCTCGGTGTGAGATGTTGTTACTTAGGGCATGTACCGGaatttctaaactctactttgctttgTGTACTTGTCCTTCTGCTATTTTTGAGGCGGCTCAGCGCACATTCGATGAGGCTCTTCGATCTTCCTTGGAGCGTATTGTTACTGCTTCGGGGTCTGGCTTTGGCGATTGGCAGTGGCGActtgccaccttacctttttcttttggcGGGCTTGGTGTTTATTCTGTAGGTGATGTtcgtcattatgcttttcttgcttctcgatTGCAGTCTTTTGGTTTGCAGACAAAGCTTCTACGGCATGTTGGCTTTGTTGGTCCTGGTCGAGCATTTGAAGATGCGttga aatccaccttctctttatcCCCTCGACAATCGGCATTGTAG
- the LOC130469406 gene encoding uncharacterized protein, which yields MCKQSIYNCIFYRMCSAFRSYKRLGGQSKGTKLTWIPAQCAQQPGSLDCGYYVMRFMYDIIMNHGNSQDLTKDFSRTLPYSAEEINEVKDFWADYFMNNVEFLA from the exons atgtgtaaacaaagtatatataattgcatattttatcgaatgtgtagtgcttttcggagttacaagagactaggtggacaatctaagggaactaaattaacatggattccagcacag tgtgctcaacaaccgggatcactagattgtggctactacgtcatgcgttttatgtacgacataataatgaatcatggtaatagtcaagatcttactaag gatttttcaagaacattgccttattcagcggaggagattaatgaggtgaaagatttttgggcagattacttcatgaacaatgtcgaatttttagcttaa